The Mycolicibacterium lutetiense genome window below encodes:
- the recO gene encoding DNA repair protein RecO: protein MRLYRDRAVVLRQHKLGEADRIVTLLTRDHGLVRAVAKGVRRTRSKFGARLEPFAHIDVQLHPGRNLDIVTQVQAIDAFAADIVSDYGRYTSACAMLETAERLAGEERAPMPDLHRLTVAALRAVADGRRARELVLDSYLLRAMAIAGWAPALTECARCAAPGPHRAFHVAVGGSVCVHCRPSGSSTPPQPVLELMSALHEGDWDYAEASTSGHRSQASGLIAAHLQWHLERQLRTLPLVERAYRIDRTVAEQRATLVRQDMVHGFEAGQAGQDHLPTAAPGA from the coding sequence ATGCGGCTGTACCGGGACCGGGCGGTGGTGCTGCGCCAGCACAAGCTCGGCGAAGCCGACCGGATCGTCACCCTGCTCACCCGCGACCATGGTTTGGTGCGCGCGGTGGCCAAGGGAGTCCGGCGTACCCGCAGCAAGTTCGGTGCGCGGCTGGAACCGTTTGCCCACATCGACGTGCAACTGCACCCGGGGCGCAACCTCGACATCGTCACCCAGGTGCAGGCCATCGACGCGTTCGCCGCTGACATCGTCAGTGATTACGGTCGCTACACCAGTGCCTGCGCGATGCTGGAGACCGCCGAGCGACTGGCCGGAGAGGAGCGGGCACCGATGCCCGACCTGCACCGGCTCACGGTGGCTGCGTTGCGTGCGGTGGCCGACGGCCGCCGGGCCCGCGAGTTGGTGCTGGATTCCTACCTACTGCGGGCGATGGCGATCGCCGGGTGGGCGCCGGCGCTGACCGAGTGCGCCCGCTGCGCCGCGCCGGGTCCGCACCGGGCATTTCACGTCGCTGTCGGCGGCAGTGTGTGCGTGCACTGTCGGCCCAGCGGATCCAGCACTCCGCCCCAGCCCGTACTGGAACTGATGTCGGCGCTGCACGAGGGTGACTGGGACTACGCCGAGGCATCCACATCGGGGCATCGCAGTCAGGCCAGCGGGCTGATCGCGGCGCATCTGCAATGGCACCTGGAGCGGCAGCTGCGGACATTGCCTCTGGTCGAGCGGGCGTACCGGATCGATCGGACAGTCGCCGAACAGCGCGCGACGCTGGTCAGGCAGGATATGGTCCATGGTTTTGAAGCGGGACAAGCAGGGCAAGACCACCTACCCACAGCTGCCCCCGGCGCCTGA
- a CDS encoding decaprenyl diphosphate synthase, with protein sequence MVLKRDKQGKTTYPQLPPAPEDYPVFPDTSTWPVVFPEIPAGTNGRFARPPQHTSKAVAPRIPADQVPNHVAVVMDGNGRWATQRGLGRTEGHKMGEAVLIDITCGAIELGIKHLSVYAFSTENWKRSAEEVRFLMGFNREVVRRRRENLNAMGVNMRWVGSRPKMWRSVIKEFDIAEQMTVDNDVITVNYCVNYGGRTELVEAAQALAAEAVAGKINPSRISEASFAKHLHRPDIPDVDLFIRTSGEQRASNFLLWQSAYAEFVFQDKLWPDYDRRDLWDACEEYVNRNRRFGRA encoded by the coding sequence ATGGTTTTGAAGCGGGACAAGCAGGGCAAGACCACCTACCCACAGCTGCCCCCGGCGCCTGAGGACTATCCGGTCTTCCCGGATACCTCGACGTGGCCCGTCGTCTTCCCTGAAATCCCGGCCGGTACCAACGGCCGCTTCGCCCGCCCGCCCCAACACACGTCCAAGGCGGTCGCGCCCCGGATCCCTGCCGATCAGGTGCCCAATCACGTCGCCGTGGTGATGGACGGCAACGGTCGGTGGGCCACCCAGCGCGGCCTGGGCCGCACCGAAGGCCACAAGATGGGCGAGGCGGTGCTGATCGACATCACCTGCGGTGCCATCGAATTGGGTATCAAGCACTTGAGCGTCTACGCGTTCTCCACCGAGAACTGGAAGCGCAGCGCCGAAGAGGTCCGGTTCCTGATGGGGTTCAACCGGGAGGTGGTGCGCCGCCGCCGGGAGAACCTGAACGCCATGGGCGTGAACATGCGCTGGGTCGGATCGCGGCCCAAGATGTGGCGCAGTGTCATCAAGGAGTTCGACATCGCCGAGCAGATGACCGTCGACAACGACGTCATCACGGTCAACTACTGCGTCAACTACGGTGGTCGCACCGAACTCGTCGAGGCTGCCCAAGCACTGGCTGCCGAGGCCGTCGCGGGCAAGATCAATCCGAGCCGGATCAGTGAGGCGTCTTTCGCCAAGCATCTGCACCGCCCCGACATCCCCGACGTGGATCTGTTCATCCGGACGTCGGGGGAGCAGCGGGCCAGCAACTTTCTGCTGTGGCAGTCGGCATACGCCGAGTTCGTGTTCCAGGACAAGCTGTGGCCCGATTACGACCGGCGCGACCTGTGGGACGCATGCGAGGAGTACGTGAACCGCAACCGTCGCTTCGGAAGGGCTTGA
- a CDS encoding NUDIX hydrolase, protein MSAVIRIVAAVVVDEHHRLLLVRKRGTTAFMQPGGKIEPGEQPIEALIREVREELGVGFDPAAADELGHFTAAAANEPGHSVDAWLYLVSLDGEPRPQAEIAEMTWIDRHTPGDIELAPLTRDVVFGLVRDRA, encoded by the coding sequence GTGAGCGCGGTCATCCGGATCGTCGCGGCCGTAGTGGTGGACGAGCACCACCGGTTGCTCCTCGTCCGCAAGCGTGGGACCACGGCGTTCATGCAGCCCGGCGGGAAGATAGAGCCGGGGGAGCAGCCAATCGAGGCGCTTATCCGCGAGGTCCGCGAGGAGCTCGGGGTCGGATTCGATCCCGCGGCTGCTGATGAGCTCGGCCATTTCACCGCCGCCGCCGCCAATGAACCCGGCCACTCCGTCGATGCGTGGCTGTACCTGGTGAGCCTCGACGGCGAGCCGCGGCCGCAGGCCGAGATCGCCGAGATGACCTGGATCGACCGTCACACACCCGGTGACATCGAGTTGGCGCCGCTCACTCGCGACGTCGTGTTCGGGCTGGTACGCGATCGGGCTTAG
- a CDS encoding Fur family transcriptional regulator encodes MTGAVRSTRQRAAIADLLNETEGFRSAQELHDELRRRGQGIGLTTVYRTLQTMATTGIVDTLRTDTGESVYRRCSEDHHHHLVCRACGATVEISGGQVEAWAADVAREHGFSDVSHTIEIFGMCRACGDGVN; translated from the coding sequence ATGACGGGGGCAGTCCGGTCCACCCGGCAGCGCGCGGCGATCGCCGACCTGCTCAATGAGACCGAAGGATTCCGCTCCGCCCAGGAGCTGCACGACGAGCTGCGTCGCCGCGGCCAGGGAATCGGCCTGACCACGGTGTACCGCACCCTTCAGACCATGGCCACCACCGGGATCGTCGACACGCTGCGCACCGACACCGGTGAGTCGGTCTACCGGCGCTGCTCTGAGGACCATCACCACCATCTGGTGTGCCGAGCCTGCGGCGCGACCGTCGAGATCTCGGGCGGCCAGGTCGAGGCCTGGGCCGCCGACGTGGCCCGCGAACACGGTTTCTCCGACGTGAGCCACACGATCGAGATCTTCGGCATGTGCCGCGCCTGCGGCGACGGGGTCAACTGA
- a CDS encoding ArsR/SmtB family transcription factor, giving the protein MKTISNLAENQHDDAREPNTAPAPEMPSRNVLATAGELLRALAAPLRIAIVLQLQQSARCVHELVDALDVPQPLVSQHLRILKQAGVVASERAGREVLYHLVDHHLAHIVADAVAHAGEDHP; this is encoded by the coding sequence ATGAAAACGATTTCCAATTTGGCGGAGAACCAGCACGACGACGCCCGCGAGCCCAACACTGCCCCGGCGCCCGAAATGCCTTCGCGCAACGTCCTCGCCACCGCGGGCGAGTTGCTGCGCGCACTGGCCGCCCCATTGCGTATCGCGATCGTGCTGCAGCTGCAGCAGTCGGCGCGCTGCGTGCACGAATTGGTCGACGCACTCGACGTGCCGCAGCCGCTGGTGAGCCAGCACCTGCGGATTCTCAAGCAGGCCGGAGTCGTGGCCAGCGAGCGGGCCGGCCGCGAGGTCCTCTACCACCTGGTCGATCACCACCTGGCCCACATCGTCGCCGACGCCGTGGCCCACGCCGGTGAGGATCACCCATGA